In one Drosophila pseudoobscura strain MV-25-SWS-2005 chromosome X, UCI_Dpse_MV25, whole genome shotgun sequence genomic region, the following are encoded:
- the bab2 gene encoding protein bric-a-brac 2 isoform X2 — translation MDMTKQIMDFEIKSESGGDCEANDYTMATATEEPKGAPEAATQNDGDTKSSCHEEEEAATGTQATATGPATEKAAADMDEEAAEPKQNLIKDPPLTPPPRPLTSSEVVGLRDPDDPELRLQLEAKKSRSLPVSPQPQASHKLAAAALFEFGQTSPGRGSAERTPVKAIQPDQKVAPARRRLPPVSGGATDNQQFCLRWNNYQSNLTNVFDELLQSESFVDVTLSCEGQSIKAHKMVLSACSPYFQALFYDNPCQHPIIIMRDVHWSDLKALVEFMYKGEINVCQDQINPLLKVAETLKIRGLAEVSAGASRDGASAHPMLPDQRMSVYGEDEEEDEELAAAILRQDHEDPEPKRARLMADTALDLNQRQRKRSRDGNYATPSPLHGETLRPDVESEASPRTAVTPSGQSQPTSTIVRNPFASPNPQSLQAHLLTGTGTSSSASSSSSGGTSSSTVGTAAVGTSSSSAASSSSAGTYRTAARSCSPPPHHQHQHQHQHHHPSGSNGSSAGALLHSPTGGGSSGGSQSSLPPHMAAAVAAAAHHAAAAVPQQAPPPAMHHHAAAAAAQQLAAQHQLAHSHAMASALAAAAAGGNGGGAAAAPASGAVGGSVPSASSVGSSHHDDMEIKPEIAEMIREEERAKMIESGGHGGWMGAAAAATGASVADSYQYQLQSMWQKCWNTNQQNLVQQLRFRERGPLKSWRPEAMAEAIFSVLKEGLSLSQAARKFDIPYPTFVLYANRVHNMLGPSLDGGTDPRPKARGRPQRILLGMWPEELIRSVIKAVVFRDYREIKEDMGAHQYANGQAHGTYIGGGTTSNGYHSAAAAKMAAQNAALAPPDASSPLSTMTESLRRQILSQQQQAAQHQQHQQQAPHMYKSPAYLQRSEIEDQVSAAAAVAAAAAKHQQSGGGGGGGGGGRGSENLPDLTALGLMGLPGLNVLPSRGAGGNGGGGGGAAAPSSAASYARELTRERERDRELKEAMQARQYGNQSRGGSGGSNSSAKAQSNRPGAASPYSSHYAKQQQQQQQQQQQQHSKQQEQHPNYAYNKRFLESLPAGIDFEAIANGLLQKSVQAQNKSPRFEDFFPGPGGPQDMSELFVNSDAAAAAAAAAAAAYAPVRESPLMKIKLEQQQHATELPHED, via the exons ATGGACATGACCAAGCAGATAATGGACTTTGAAATAAAGTCAGAGAGCGGCGGCGACTGCGAGGCCAACGACTACACAATGGCCACGGCCACAGAGGAGCCCAAGGGGGCGCCGGAGGCAGCCACCCAGAACGACGGGGACACCAAGTCCTCCTGCcacgaagaggaggaggcagcCACAGGGACACAGGCCACAGCCACTGGCCCTGCCACAGAGAAGGCAGCGGCCGATATGGACGAGGAGGCAGCGGAACCAAAGCAAAATCTGATCAAAGATCCACCATTGACACCGCCACCGAGGCCCCTGACCTCCAGCGAAGTGGTGGGACTGCGGGATCCCGACGATCCCGAGCTGCGCCTCCAACTGGAGGCAAAGAAGTCGCGATCGCTGCCGGTGTCGCCACAGCCGCAGGCCAGCCACAAGCTGGCGGCAGCCGCCCTCTTCGAATTCGGACAGACATCGCCGGGTCGCGGATCGGCGGAGCGGACTCCCGTGAAGGCGATCCAGCCCGACCAGAAAGTGGCGCCCGCCAGGCGGCGACTGCCGCCCGTGAGCGGAGGCGCCACGGACAACCAGCAGTTCTGCCTGCGGTGGAACAACTACCAGTCGAATCTGACGAACGTCTTCGACGAGCTGCTGCAGAGCGAGTCCTTCGTGGACGTGACCCTCTCCTGCGAGGGGCAGTCGATCAAGGCCCACAAAATGGTGCTCTCCGCCTGTTCGCCGTACTTCCAGGCCCTGTTCTACGACAATCCCTGCCAGCATCCGATCATCATCATGCGGGATGTCCACTGGTCGGACCTCAAGGCCCTCGTCGAGTTCATGTACAAGGGGGAGATCAACGTGTGCCAGGACCAGATCAATCCTCTGCTGAAGGTCGCCGAGACCCTGAAGATCCGCGGCCTGGCCGAGGTGAGTGCCGGCGCCAGTCGCGACGGCGCCTCCGCGCACCCCATGCTCCCCGATCAGCGGATGTCCGTCTACGGGGAGGACgaagaggaggacgaggagctgGCGGCCGCCATCTTGCGGCAGGACCACGAGGACCCCGAGCCGAAGCGGGCCCGACTCATGGCGGACACCGCCCTGGACCTCAACCAGCGGCAGAGGAAGCGCTCGCGGGACGGCAACTATGCCACGCCCAGTCCGTTGCATGGCGAGACCCTCCGCCCCGACGTGGAGTCCGAGGCGTCGCCGCGGACGGCCGTCACGCCCAGCGGCCAGAGCCAGCCCACATCGACGATCGTAAGGAATCCCTTCGCCTCCCCGAACCCCCAGTCGCTGCAGGCGCACCTCCTCACGGGCACAGGCACCTCGTCCTCGGCctcgagcagcagctccggaggaacctcctcctccacggTGGGAACGGCCGCCGTGGGCACATCGTCCTCGTCggcggcctcctcctcctcggcggGCACGTACCGCACAGCGGCCCGCAGCTGCTCACCGCCAccccaccaccagcaccagcaccagcaccagcaccaccatccctcgggcagcaacggcagctcGGCCGGAGCCCTGCTCCACTCGCCCACTGGCGGGGGATCGTCGGGCGGATCGCAGTCCTCGCTGCCCCCGCACATGGCCGCCGCAGTGGCCGCTGCCGCACAtcatgccgccgccgctgtgCCCCAGCAGGCCCCACCACCGGCCATGCATCACcatgcggcggcggcagccgcCCAACAGTTGGCGGCCCAGCACCAATTGGCCCACTCGCATGCGATGGCCAGCGCCCTGGCGGCCGCTGCAGCGGGCGGCAATGGAGGCGGCGCCGCCGCTGCCCCGGCCAGCGGTGCGGTGGGGGGCTCGGTGCCCTCTGCCTCGTCGGTGGGCTCGTCGCATCACGATGACATGGAAATCAAGCCGGAAATTGCCGAAATGATACGCGAAGAAGAGAGG gCAAAAATGATCGAAAGCGGCGGCCATGGCGGCTGGATGggcgctgctgccgccgcaaCAGGCGCTTCTGTGGCGG ACAGCTACCAGTACCAGCTGCAGTCCATGTGGCAGAAATGCTGGAACACCAACCAGCAGAATCTCGTGCAGCAGCTGCGCTTCCGCGAACGCGGACCCCTGAAGTCGTGGCGCCCCGAGGCCATGGCCGAGGCCATCTTCAGTGTCCTCAAGGAggggctgtcgctgtcgcaggCGGCCCGCAAGTTCGACATCCCCTACCCGACGTTCGTGCTGTACGCGAATCGGGTGCACAACATGCTGGGGCCCTCCCTCGACGGCGGCACTGATCCGCGGCCCAAGGCCAGGGGCCGGCCGCAGCGCATCCTCCTGGGCATGTGGCCCGAGGAGCTCATCCGCAGTGTCATCAAGGCGGTCGTCTTCAGGGACTATCGCGAGATCAAGGAGGACATGGGGGCACATCAGTACGCGAATGGACAGGCGCATGGC ACCTACATCGGCGGCGGCACCACTTCCAATGGGTATCACAGTGCCGCAGCCGCCAAGATGGCCGCACAGAACGCCGCCCTGGCCCCGCCCGATGCCAGCAGTCCGCTGAGCACCATGACAGAGTCGCTGCGCCGCCAGATCctgtcgcagcagcagcaggcggcccagcaccagcagcaccagcagcaggcgccGCACATGTACAAGTCGCCGGCCTACTTGCAGCGCTCGGAGATCGAGGACCAGGTCTCGGCGGCAGCGGCCGTggccgcagcggcagccaagcaCCAGCagagcggcggcggcgggggcggcggtggtggcggccgGGGATCCGAGAATCTGCCCGATCTGACGGCCCTGGGGCTGATGGGGCTGCCGGGCCTGAACGTCCTGCCGTCGCGCGGCGCCGGCGGCAacgggggcggtggcggcggagcGGCGGCTCCCTCGAGTGCCGCCAGCTATGCGCGGGAGCTGACGCGCGAGCGGGAGCGGGATCGGGAGCTCAAGGAGGCCATGCAGGCGCGTCAGTACGGCAACCAGTCGcgcggcggcagcggtggcagcaacTCCTCCGCCAAGGCACAGTCGAATCGTCCTGGCGCCGCCTCCCCGTACTCCTCGCACTAtgcgaagcagcagcaacagcaacaacagcagcagcagcagcagcactcgaagcagcaggaacagcatcCGAATTACGCGTACAACAAGCGCTTCCTGGAGAGCCTGCCGGCGGGCATTGACTTCGAGGCCATTGCGAACGGCCTGCTCCAGAAGTCGGTGCAGGCCCAGAACAAGAGTCCACGCTTCGAGGACTTCTTTCCGGGGCCCGGGGGGCCGCAGGACATGAGCGAGCTGTTTGTCAATTCCgatgcggcggcggcggcagcagcagcggcagccgcggCCTATGCCCCCGTCCGCGAGTCCCCCCTGATGAAGATCAagctcgagcagcagcagcatgccaCAGAGCTGCCGCACGAGGATTGA
- the bab2 gene encoding protein bric-a-brac 2 isoform X1, whose amino-acid sequence MDMTKQIMDFEIKSESGGDCEANDYTMATATEEPKGAPEAATQNDGDTKSSCHEEEEAATGTQATATGPATEKAAADMDEEAAEPKQNLIKDPPLTPPPRPLTSSEVVGLRDPDDPELRLQLEAKKSRSLPVSPQPQASHKLAAAALFEFGQTSPGRGSAERTPVKAIQPDQKVAPARRRLPPVSGGATDNQQFCLRWNNYQSNLTNVFDELLQSESFVDVTLSCEGQSIKAHKMVLSACSPYFQALFYDNPCQHPIIIMRDVHWSDLKALVEFMYKGEINVCQDQINPLLKVAETLKIRGLAEVSAGASRDGASAHPMLPDQRMSVYGEDEEEDEELAAAILRQDHEDPEPKRARLMADTALDLNQRQRKRSRDGNYATPSPLHGETLRPDVESEASPRTAVTPSGQSQPTSTIVRNPFASPNPQSLQAHLLTGTGTSSSASSSSSGGTSSSTVGTAAVGTSSSSAASSSSAGTYRTAARSCSPPPHHQHQHQHQHHHPSGSNGSSAGALLHSPTGGGSSGGSQSSLPPHMAAAVAAAAHHAAAAVPQQAPPPAMHHHAAAAAAQQLAAQHQLAHSHAMASALAAAAAGGNGGGAAAAPASGAVGGSVPSASSVGSSHHDDMEIKPEIAEMIREEERAKMIESGGHGGWMGAAAAATGASVAADSYQYQLQSMWQKCWNTNQQNLVQQLRFRERGPLKSWRPEAMAEAIFSVLKEGLSLSQAARKFDIPYPTFVLYANRVHNMLGPSLDGGTDPRPKARGRPQRILLGMWPEELIRSVIKAVVFRDYREIKEDMGAHQYANGQAHGTYIGGGTTSNGYHSAAAAKMAAQNAALAPPDASSPLSTMTESLRRQILSQQQQAAQHQQHQQQAPHMYKSPAYLQRSEIEDQVSAAAAVAAAAAKHQQSGGGGGGGGGGRGSENLPDLTALGLMGLPGLNVLPSRGAGGNGGGGGGAAAPSSAASYARELTRERERDRELKEAMQARQYGNQSRGGSGGSNSSAKAQSNRPGAASPYSSHYAKQQQQQQQQQQQQHSKQQEQHPNYAYNKRFLESLPAGIDFEAIANGLLQKSVQAQNKSPRFEDFFPGPGGPQDMSELFVNSDAAAAAAAAAAAAYAPVRESPLMKIKLEQQQHATELPHED is encoded by the exons ATGGACATGACCAAGCAGATAATGGACTTTGAAATAAAGTCAGAGAGCGGCGGCGACTGCGAGGCCAACGACTACACAATGGCCACGGCCACAGAGGAGCCCAAGGGGGCGCCGGAGGCAGCCACCCAGAACGACGGGGACACCAAGTCCTCCTGCcacgaagaggaggaggcagcCACAGGGACACAGGCCACAGCCACTGGCCCTGCCACAGAGAAGGCAGCGGCCGATATGGACGAGGAGGCAGCGGAACCAAAGCAAAATCTGATCAAAGATCCACCATTGACACCGCCACCGAGGCCCCTGACCTCCAGCGAAGTGGTGGGACTGCGGGATCCCGACGATCCCGAGCTGCGCCTCCAACTGGAGGCAAAGAAGTCGCGATCGCTGCCGGTGTCGCCACAGCCGCAGGCCAGCCACAAGCTGGCGGCAGCCGCCCTCTTCGAATTCGGACAGACATCGCCGGGTCGCGGATCGGCGGAGCGGACTCCCGTGAAGGCGATCCAGCCCGACCAGAAAGTGGCGCCCGCCAGGCGGCGACTGCCGCCCGTGAGCGGAGGCGCCACGGACAACCAGCAGTTCTGCCTGCGGTGGAACAACTACCAGTCGAATCTGACGAACGTCTTCGACGAGCTGCTGCAGAGCGAGTCCTTCGTGGACGTGACCCTCTCCTGCGAGGGGCAGTCGATCAAGGCCCACAAAATGGTGCTCTCCGCCTGTTCGCCGTACTTCCAGGCCCTGTTCTACGACAATCCCTGCCAGCATCCGATCATCATCATGCGGGATGTCCACTGGTCGGACCTCAAGGCCCTCGTCGAGTTCATGTACAAGGGGGAGATCAACGTGTGCCAGGACCAGATCAATCCTCTGCTGAAGGTCGCCGAGACCCTGAAGATCCGCGGCCTGGCCGAGGTGAGTGCCGGCGCCAGTCGCGACGGCGCCTCCGCGCACCCCATGCTCCCCGATCAGCGGATGTCCGTCTACGGGGAGGACgaagaggaggacgaggagctgGCGGCCGCCATCTTGCGGCAGGACCACGAGGACCCCGAGCCGAAGCGGGCCCGACTCATGGCGGACACCGCCCTGGACCTCAACCAGCGGCAGAGGAAGCGCTCGCGGGACGGCAACTATGCCACGCCCAGTCCGTTGCATGGCGAGACCCTCCGCCCCGACGTGGAGTCCGAGGCGTCGCCGCGGACGGCCGTCACGCCCAGCGGCCAGAGCCAGCCCACATCGACGATCGTAAGGAATCCCTTCGCCTCCCCGAACCCCCAGTCGCTGCAGGCGCACCTCCTCACGGGCACAGGCACCTCGTCCTCGGCctcgagcagcagctccggaggaacctcctcctccacggTGGGAACGGCCGCCGTGGGCACATCGTCCTCGTCggcggcctcctcctcctcggcggGCACGTACCGCACAGCGGCCCGCAGCTGCTCACCGCCAccccaccaccagcaccagcaccagcaccagcaccaccatccctcgggcagcaacggcagctcGGCCGGAGCCCTGCTCCACTCGCCCACTGGCGGGGGATCGTCGGGCGGATCGCAGTCCTCGCTGCCCCCGCACATGGCCGCCGCAGTGGCCGCTGCCGCACAtcatgccgccgccgctgtgCCCCAGCAGGCCCCACCACCGGCCATGCATCACcatgcggcggcggcagccgcCCAACAGTTGGCGGCCCAGCACCAATTGGCCCACTCGCATGCGATGGCCAGCGCCCTGGCGGCCGCTGCAGCGGGCGGCAATGGAGGCGGCGCCGCCGCTGCCCCGGCCAGCGGTGCGGTGGGGGGCTCGGTGCCCTCTGCCTCGTCGGTGGGCTCGTCGCATCACGATGACATGGAAATCAAGCCGGAAATTGCCGAAATGATACGCGAAGAAGAGAGG gCAAAAATGATCGAAAGCGGCGGCCATGGCGGCTGGATGggcgctgctgccgccgcaaCAGGCGCTTCTGTGGCGG CAGACAGCTACCAGTACCAGCTGCAGTCCATGTGGCAGAAATGCTGGAACACCAACCAGCAGAATCTCGTGCAGCAGCTGCGCTTCCGCGAACGCGGACCCCTGAAGTCGTGGCGCCCCGAGGCCATGGCCGAGGCCATCTTCAGTGTCCTCAAGGAggggctgtcgctgtcgcaggCGGCCCGCAAGTTCGACATCCCCTACCCGACGTTCGTGCTGTACGCGAATCGGGTGCACAACATGCTGGGGCCCTCCCTCGACGGCGGCACTGATCCGCGGCCCAAGGCCAGGGGCCGGCCGCAGCGCATCCTCCTGGGCATGTGGCCCGAGGAGCTCATCCGCAGTGTCATCAAGGCGGTCGTCTTCAGGGACTATCGCGAGATCAAGGAGGACATGGGGGCACATCAGTACGCGAATGGACAGGCGCATGGC ACCTACATCGGCGGCGGCACCACTTCCAATGGGTATCACAGTGCCGCAGCCGCCAAGATGGCCGCACAGAACGCCGCCCTGGCCCCGCCCGATGCCAGCAGTCCGCTGAGCACCATGACAGAGTCGCTGCGCCGCCAGATCctgtcgcagcagcagcaggcggcccagcaccagcagcaccagcagcaggcgccGCACATGTACAAGTCGCCGGCCTACTTGCAGCGCTCGGAGATCGAGGACCAGGTCTCGGCGGCAGCGGCCGTggccgcagcggcagccaagcaCCAGCagagcggcggcggcgggggcggcggtggtggcggccgGGGATCCGAGAATCTGCCCGATCTGACGGCCCTGGGGCTGATGGGGCTGCCGGGCCTGAACGTCCTGCCGTCGCGCGGCGCCGGCGGCAacgggggcggtggcggcggagcGGCGGCTCCCTCGAGTGCCGCCAGCTATGCGCGGGAGCTGACGCGCGAGCGGGAGCGGGATCGGGAGCTCAAGGAGGCCATGCAGGCGCGTCAGTACGGCAACCAGTCGcgcggcggcagcggtggcagcaacTCCTCCGCCAAGGCACAGTCGAATCGTCCTGGCGCCGCCTCCCCGTACTCCTCGCACTAtgcgaagcagcagcaacagcaacaacagcagcagcagcagcagcactcgaagcagcaggaacagcatcCGAATTACGCGTACAACAAGCGCTTCCTGGAGAGCCTGCCGGCGGGCATTGACTTCGAGGCCATTGCGAACGGCCTGCTCCAGAAGTCGGTGCAGGCCCAGAACAAGAGTCCACGCTTCGAGGACTTCTTTCCGGGGCCCGGGGGGCCGCAGGACATGAGCGAGCTGTTTGTCAATTCCgatgcggcggcggcggcagcagcagcggcagccgcggCCTATGCCCCCGTCCGCGAGTCCCCCCTGATGAAGATCAagctcgagcagcagcagcatgccaCAGAGCTGCCGCACGAGGATTGA